A window of Thermotoga sp. Mc24 genomic DNA:
AACTATTACCCTGATTCTCGAATCTTCCTCCATTGCTTTAAGTATTTCTCGTATTTCCGGTTTCATCACTCATTTTTGTTATTTTCCAGAAAAACTTTGAAAGAAATTCCAGTCCTCACATCATCCCCTATTTTGATTTCAATGAAACCCGGTACAACGAAGAGGTCTTTTCCAGATTCTTCCAGAAATCTCCTTGCAACTGCCAAAGCCTTTACCGCTTGGTTCACTGCACCGGCACCGATAG
This region includes:
- a CDS encoding stage V sporulation protein S, with protein sequence MEILKVSSNSNPNKVAGAIAGSLTKSEKVEIQAIGAGAVNQAVKALAVARRFLEESGKDLFVVPGFIEIKIGDDVRTGISFKVFLENNKNE